The Nitrosopumilus sp. b3 sequence AGAATTTTCACATTTGTATCAAAAAGATGTAAAAAAATATCGAGAAAAAATCCTTAAAGAAACATCAAAATTAGAATTGATTTCTAAAAAGAAGAAAATCACTACGGCAACAAAAATCTTTGTAACTGATTCAATAGTTGATCAAATACTTTCATTTACAAAATCCAACAAAGCTGATATGATTGTCATGGGCTCACATGGAAGATCTGGGATTGACAAATTAATACTGGGCAGCATTGCAAATGGTGTTGTTCAAAGGTCTAAAATTCCTGTTTTGGTAGTAAGATAGACTAAAAGAAAATTTATTGATTGAATGAACTGCTTTCTTTATTTTCAAGAATGAGATTCTGAATAT is a genomic window containing:
- a CDS encoding universal stress protein, with amino-acid sequence MITKKIKKIVIPFDGSICSKHAFDMALNLAQKYNSKLILLTCIEKINGSWYGKEFSHLYQKDVKKYREKILKETSKLELISKKKKITTATKIFVTDSIVDQILSFTKSNKADMIVMGSHGRSGIDKLILGSIANGVVQRSKIPVLVVR